TGTACTCTACCAGGGCCGCGGCCTTGATGATCTTCAGGATCTCAGCGTCCGCTTTGGACCGGTCGATCCGGTCCCAAGGGAGATCGTCCAGCGTCCAGTGTTGATAGCCCATTCTTCCCCAAGCCGAATTTGTTGACCCCCGAAACACCGATGGCCCGGCCTCGGCGGCCAGGCCATCGATATCAGGTCTGCAGATTATCCCTCTATGCACGTTTTACAACGGCATGGCGGGCATATCAGTGCGCGGTGGTGCCGGTGATCGCCTCGAGCTTGGCGCGGGCGACCGCCAAGCGGCCTTCCGCGACGGCGCGCTCGCTGTCCGACTTGGCATCCTCCACGTCCTCGCCCACGTCCTTGACCTCCTGCTCGACCGCGGCGCGGTCCAGTTCGTTCAGGTTGGTCGCCTGCTCGGCCAGGACCGTGCAGCGGGTCTCGGTCACCTCGGCGAAGCCGCCGGCGACGAAGATCCGGTCCACGACCCGGTCACCCTCGAAGATGTCGATGACGCCGGGGCGCACCGTGGTGATCATCGGCGCGTGACCGGCCAGCACACCGAAGTTACCCTCGCCGCCCGGCACCACGACCATGTCGACCGGCTGGGAAACCAGCAGCTTTTCCGGCGAAACCAGCTCGAACTCGACTTTGTCGGCCATGGATAGCTCTCGTTCCTGAGTTAGGCGTCAAACAAGGCGAAGGGGCAACGAAGCCCCCTCGGCCTCCGGTACTTAGGCGGCCTCGGCGGCCATCTTGCGGGCCTTCTCGACCGCTTCCTCGATCTTGCCGACCATGTAGAAGGCGGCTTCGGGGAGGTGGTCGTACTCGCCGTTGACGATGCCCTTGAAGCCCTTGATCGTGTCTTCCAGGCTGACCAGCACGCCCGGGGTGCCGGTGAACACCTCGGCGACGTGGAACGGCTGGGACAGGAAGCGCTGGATCTTGCGGGCGCGGGCGACGACCAGCTTGTCGTCTTCCGACAGCTCGTCCATGCCCAGGATCGCGATGATGTCCTGCAGCGACTTGTAGGTCTGCAGGACCTTCTGGACCGACCGGGCGACCTGGTAGTGCTCGTCGCCGACGACGCGCGGGTCGAGGATCCGGCTGGTGCTGTCCAGCGGGTCGACAGCCGGGAAGATCGCCATTTCGGCGATCGAGCGCGACAGCACGGTGGTGGCGTCCAGGTGGGCGAACGACGTGGCCGGCGCGGGGTCGGTCAAGTCGTCGGCCGGCACGTAGATGGCCTGCACCGAGGTGATCGAGCCCTTCTTCGTGGAGGTGATGCGCTCCTGCAGGGCACCCATGTCGGTCGCC
This Skermanella mucosa DNA region includes the following protein-coding sequences:
- a CDS encoding F0F1 ATP synthase subunit epsilon, whose translation is MADKVEFELVSPEKLLVSQPVDMVVVPGGEGNFGVLAGHAPMITTVRPGVIDIFEGDRVVDRIFVAGGFAEVTETRCTVLAEQATNLNELDRAAVEQEVKDVGEDVEDAKSDSERAVAEGRLAVARAKLEAITGTTAH